The Oscillatoria sp. FACHB-1407 genome contains the following window.
TACTCAACATAAACCTTACCTGAAGGGATATAGAAATCACAGTACACTTCCTCTTCAACAGGCAGTTTGCGCTCGTAGGCGTGAACTATATTCTCCGTATATAACCAGTCATCAACTGACAATTCTGCTTTAGAGCGAACCCAGTGTCCATCTTTTGTTCGGTAGTCCCCAGCCTTGAACTTCTCACGAAAATCTACTTTTTTAGGGTTTTGGGGTGATGATTGTTCTTCACCTGCACCATCATCAACTTTACAGAGTGCTTCAACAAAAATCTGATTTGACAGAATCGTATCTGACCAAAGAATGTAATGTTGGTCTGTTTTTTCGTCATGCTTCTGAACTGCACCGAAACTCAATCCTAAGCGCGTAGGTTTCCAACCATTAGGCACTTTATCTATCAAACCTAATTCGGCAAGTAATGGATTTACCTTGTTTCTTGATAATCCTAACCTCTCAGCAATTTTAGTGGCTGATAGTAGTGAGGAAACAGCAGTGGTAGATGCGGTAGCAAGAATGGTTTTGGAAGTAGTCCGAATAACAGGTTTAGGAATATCCTCAGACAAAATTGATGTTTTTGGGTTCTCCGTCTTCCAATGCTCATAGCACAGCTTATGACCTGGTTTTGAAACTGACCGATTACACCCAGGAATTGTACAGGTTTCCATTTTCAGGGATTGAGCTTTTTCAAGTAGATTTTCAAAACATAGCACTAGGAATGTGCATGAGCACCCGAATTAATACTGGAATAGATCAAAATCACACTCCACCGCGTAGACAGGTTTCGAGTGTCGCCCGCCAGTAATTAAGCAGTGACAAGCTAGTGGGAAGGGCAAAGAAGTAGTTTCAACCAAATGTGTTCTAGCAATTGAGTATCCCCCTAGTTGCTAGAACAAAGCCTGGTATTGGGGAGAATAGCCCTTAGTTAAAGCAATCAGGATTACTATCGCTTCGTGAACTGTGGATGAAAGCCAAGGGTATGCTTGACCCATCAGCGTTGTTTGCACGTCTTCATGAACCGCCCATTGCAACCCTGCACGATGAGTGTTGTAGGAAGAGCAGGAGAAACACCTGACTCGACCCGATTATACAATAGGTCGCGTATTGTTTAGCTACCAACCTTTTGAGAGCTTTTTGTTTCCAAAATATTACTAATTCTTCTCAATTGATCGTATTCCCATATAGTTAAGTCTCTCCAAGTATAAAAGGCGAAAACTGCACCGAGTCCACAAAAAATTATGCTAAAAATTGAGATTTCCACTTTCGTACTAACAGCTACCTGCGGTAGCCTAGTCCAAGCGAAAATAAGAATGCTGACAGTTAAAAACACAAAATTCATTCCCCATGCACGGGCAATTCGCAATCTACTTCTGTCATATTCAAATCGTTCCATCGTATTTTCTGATGCATGGGTGTACACGTAAACCTTCACGGATTCGACGTACTCATTTTTGTTTTTGATGGTCTCGTAGTTGCTGTGTTGATCAAGTTCCTGCTCACAAAATTTTTTATTCAAATCACAAAAGAATTTGCGGAAAACTTTTTTGTAAAGATGGTGGGCTAGATGATCTGTAATTATTCCTAATACATAGACCAATGCTAAAAAAGGTATAAGTGTGAGTAGGTCGGTAAGTTTTTGCCCAAGAATCCAGGAGTAGCCGAAAACGCTAAAAACTAAAAGGATCAACCAAGCTACTGTTCCGATCCCGCTGACAATTAGTTCAACGAACAAAGACGTTGTGCTCATTCCAATTTTCCACCGCTAGCAGACTCTAAATATCTAGAAAGTTACTCTATAGAGAAACCTAGGATTGGATCAGGGAAAACCTTTTTACTTGGATAGGTTGCCGCATAAAGAATCCATGTAAGCCGTGGGTTGGTTCCCTCCATAATCAAAACCAAACCCTAACTCTGCTTTACAGGAGGCATCTATGAAGATTCTAGGCATTGATTTAGGCAAATACAAGTCTGTAGCCTGCTTGCTCAATACTGAAGCCAATTCCACTTTGTTCTTCACCTTCTACACTCGACCGGATGAATTCAAAAAACTCCTATCCCAAACACAGCCTGAATTAGTTGTCATCGAAGCTTGTGCAGTCACAGGTTGGAGCCACGATTTATGTGTTGAGCAAGGATTTAAGGTTCTGGTCGCCAATCCTAGCCAGGAAGCCTGGAACTGGAAGCACGTCAAACGCAAAACCGATAAGGATGATGCACTGAAACTTGCCAAACTAGCGGCGTTAGGACAGATTGTGCCTGTTTATGTGCCATCCCCTGAGTCTCGGCAGTATCGCCAGTTGGTCAAATATCGCAAGCGGTTGGTAGGACAGGTAACGCGCACGCAAAATCAGATTCGAGCCCTGTTTGTCCATCAAGGGATTGCCATTCCTAGTGGCAACAAAGCTTGGACAGCCGCAGGCTTGAGTCAACTGGGAGAGTATCGAAAACCCTTAGCCCAATGCGATCACCTAATGCTATGGCAAGGGCAGCTAGATTTAGCATTAACGGCGCTAGATCGGTTGTGGGAAGAGCTTCATCAGGTGGACACGCAGTTAACGCAATTGGCGAAGTCTGATGAACGAGTCCAGCTATTGGAAAGCATTCCAGGGGTCGGGCGGCGGACAGCGGAAGTGGTGGTTGCCTTTATTGATGATCCAAAGCGATTTAAGAGTGCAAGACAGGTGAGTGCTTATGCAGGCATGGTACCGAGACAGCACCAATCTGGGGAAACTGACCGGATGGGCAAGATTACTAGACGTGGACCCAGGGTACTACGGGCGGCATTAGTCGAGGCAGCTTGGGCGATGCTGCGTTATAACAGTTGGGCATTGGCGTTGTACAACCGCATTTGTGGTGGACAGAAGACCCGCAAGAAACAAGCCATTATTGCAGTTGCTCGGAAGTTGTTAGTGCGTTGCTGGGTGTTGTTACGCAAACAGGAGAAGTGGGATGGAGCAAAAGCTTATATCTCTAAAGCAGCAGCCTAATTAAACTCAGATTTGTTCTTGATCACTTTCGTTAACACCCGATGGTGTCTGAAAAGCCTCTATTGGCAATGCATCTCAGAGCTTGGACCAGAACCTAATCTAACGAGTGAACAAATTCTTGCTCGCTAAGTAAGCTTGTCCTAACGAATAAGCCTGAGATCTCTGAAAGAACTCTTGAGACGACATAATTAATAGAATAATGTCGAAACTCGGATAGTCGAGTAGAACAATAAGGGGTTAACAAAGTCAAGAAGAGAACAAGTAAATTGAGTGTGAAAATTCAATCAAGCCAGAACATAGGTGAATGAATAGGCTGACGCAATTGAATTAGATTCTAAAGAAGAAGTTGAGCAAGTAAATGATTGGCTAAACAGTCAAGTGGTAACTGCTGCCAATTTTACAACCCT
Protein-coding sequences here:
- a CDS encoding IS110 family transposase, which translates into the protein MKILGIDLGKYKSVACLLNTEANSTLFFTFYTRPDEFKKLLSQTQPELVVIEACAVTGWSHDLCVEQGFKVLVANPSQEAWNWKHVKRKTDKDDALKLAKLAALGQIVPVYVPSPESRQYRQLVKYRKRLVGQVTRTQNQIRALFVHQGIAIPSGNKAWTAAGLSQLGEYRKPLAQCDHLMLWQGQLDLALTALDRLWEELHQVDTQLTQLAKSDERVQLLESIPGVGRRTAEVVVAFIDDPKRFKSARQVSAYAGMVPRQHQSGETDRMGKITRRGPRVLRAALVEAAWAMLRYNSWALALYNRICGGQKTRKKQAIIAVARKLLVRCWVLLRKQEKWDGAKAYISKAAA